In a genomic window of Kiritimatiellales bacterium:
- a CDS encoding riboflavin synthase, with amino-acid sequence MFTGIIQRLGKVTDVTMSGEAGRITLEPNRPFDSPVNLGDSIAVNGTCLTVAAMGENSFSFDVLKETFDKTNLGEKTAGSMVNLERALALGDTLGGHIVTGHVDGTGVVRKIERVDRDFKFTIEAPPEMLMLMVYKGSIALNGISLTVAELTDDGFVVHIIPHTIEETDMSEFKIGTKVNLEADILGKHVQRILEFGGGQEYRVRFENMNVAK; translated from the coding sequence ATGTTTACCGGAATTATTCAACGGCTGGGAAAAGTAACCGATGTGACGATGAGCGGCGAAGCGGGACGGATTACACTGGAACCGAACCGTCCGTTTGATTCGCCGGTCAATCTCGGCGACAGCATCGCAGTGAACGGAACATGCCTGACGGTTGCGGCCATGGGCGAAAACAGTTTTTCATTTGACGTGCTTAAAGAGACATTTGATAAGACAAATCTCGGCGAAAAAACCGCCGGTTCGATGGTCAATCTGGAACGCGCGCTGGCGCTCGGCGATACGCTTGGCGGACACATTGTTACCGGCCATGTCGACGGCACCGGGGTTGTCCGCAAAATTGAGCGCGTCGACCGCGATTTTAAATTTACCATCGAAGCGCCGCCGGAGATGTTAATGCTGATGGTGTATAAAGGTTCGATTGCACTCAACGGAATTTCGCTGACGGTTGCGGAGCTAACGGACGATGGTTTTGTGGTGCACATCATTCCGCATACCATTGAAGAAACCGATATGTCTGAGTTTAAGATCGGCACGAAAGTGAACCTTGAAGCGGATATCCTCGGTAAACATGTGCAGCGCATTCTTGAATTCGGCGGCGGGCAGGAATACCGGGTCCGCTTTGAAAACATGAATGTTGCGAAATAA